The Brassica oleracea var. oleracea cultivar TO1000 chromosome C7, BOL, whole genome shotgun sequence sequence TATAAGTTTGGCATGATAAGCTTATTCTAAAAAAAAATGATTTTCTTCACATTTTTGCATGGAAATTTTGTTTCATGTTGTAATTTCATCCTGTATTATACAGCACAAGACAATTTGATATTTCTTATCAAATGGTTATCAAGATTTCCACAATACAAATATAGAGACTTATACATCGCTGGTGAAAGTTATGCTGGTATTATTACCTAACTATATAGTTTGACTAATTTTGATCGTTTTATTTGTTAAAAGGTACAACAATGATGCAATGATGATTCTTGATCTATATTAATTTGGTATGACTTTAACAGGTCACTATGTACCTCAGCTTGCCAAAAAGATACATGACTACAACAAAGCTTTCTCAAAACCCATCATCAATCTCAAAGGATTCATGGTAAGTTGGTAACTAATAACTAATAAATAGGGTCTATATAGCTCAAATGTAAAATACTGGTCACATTTGTACTTAACCAAAGATTTCTCAATACATTATTTTTCAAGGTGGGGAACGCAGTGACGGACAATGAGTACGACAGCATAGGAACCGTAGCTTACTGGTGGACCCACGCAATTATTTCCGACAAAACCTACAAGTCAATTCTCAAAAACTGCAACTTCACGGCCGATAAAGTTTCCGACGACTGCGACACGGCTGTTAATTACGCCATGAACCACGAGTTCGGTGACATTGATCAATACAGCATTTACACTCCAACGTGCGTGGCCTCAAAACAGAAGAAAACTGGTTTCTTACGTATGAAAAACACACTCTTGCGCAGACGGTTTGTGTCTGGATACGATCCTTGCACGGAGAGCTACGCAGAGAAGTATTACAACCGTAAAGATGTTCAGAGAGCTATGCATGCTAACGTCACAGGGATTCGCTATAAATGGACAGCTTGCAGGTAAACTGTTCGATTTCACCACTTAAAACTCTTGGATTTTCTAGAAGTGAACTAAAGGGTTATTATGGGTTCAATTGCCGTTGGGACTAGTCTACTTAATTAAAAACAGTTAATTTAAAGTGGCTCTGGCTTCGTTATAAAAGATGTTAGAACATGATTAACCCGGAATTCTTAGAGTGCGTTTCTTAGCGGAAGTTAAGAAACAGTTTCTTAATTTCCGCTAAGAACCCCGAGTTAATCATGCTCTAAGAACATCTTTATCCAAGGATACTAGAGGGGTTCTTAGCGTGTGGGTCCCGCGTAGGACCCACTTTTTTGTAAGAAACCGGTTACCAAAACTATCAAATAGTAGTCGGTCCTTAAGGGTTTCTTATACTGTTTGCGAGCCCCAATGACACGTGGCGGTCCGCGATTGGTTCGTTTTTAATTTTTTTTTTCTAAATTCGAAAAAATAAAAAAACAAAAAAAAAAAATTAAGAAACCCCAAATGGGGTTTCTGCGATAATGATGCTCTAAGGGCCTTCAGGTCTAGAACTTGTAGACGATAAAAAAAATGATGTGTAACGATTGTAAAAATGTTTGCTAAAGTGGTTTAGAGTGGTTTTGAAATGCTTTATTGTTCTTGTTTGGGATGGTGCAGTGATGTTCTGATCAAGAACTGGAAAGACTCCGACAAGACGATGTTACCTGTTTACAAGGAACTTGCAGCAGCTGGTTTGAGGATATGGGTTTTCAGGTAAGCTATGGTTTGATGTGATTAGAGATATTGTCACGTCCTACCCCATAGCCATATTCTTGTCGTAGAGCAGACATGGACATATTAAACCCTTAAAACATGCATAACAATGGATTATATTATTTAGAAAAAAAACAAAAAATAAAACAGTGGATTATATTTTTCATTATGCAGTGGTGATACAGATTCGGTGGTTCCAGTGACGGCGACACGGTTTTCCCTAAACCATCTCAATCTCCCGGTGAAGACTCGTTGGTACCCTTGGTACTCGGGTAACCAGGTATATATAGTATACATACACAAAACGTTACATGCATGGATACATATGATATATATAAGGCACTAAGGCAGTGATGTTAATGGGTGGTGATAGGTGGGAGGATGGACGGAGGTTTACAAGGGACTGACCTTTGCAACAGTAAGAGGGGCGGGGCACGAGGTGCCTTTATTCGAACCAAAGCGTGCTCTCATTCTTTTCAAATCGTTCTTGGCCGGAAAAGAGCTTCCAAAATCTTATTAGTAACCTAAACATAGAGTAAGAGAAAATGTCTCCAACAAGCACAATCTAGCCTACCAGATTAGGATTCAATTCCGAGTAAATTAAACTCGGAATTCTTGTTTTTTATTTATTTTATAATTTCTGTTTTAAAGTTTGATTCATTTCCACAATTTGGAAATCATGAAACGATTTGAGAGTATTCAAGGAATTGTTGATATTTTAAAGTACAAGGGTTCAAATATTTCGTCTTAGTTTATATCCAAAACAAAATTATTTATCTCTGATTCATTAAGTAGAGTAAAGAGGTCTAGTTTCTTTTGCGTTGATTCATATACAGAAACAAACTGCAGTTCTCATACCTGAGAGTCGAGTGGGTTGCCTAAGCACTTTAACACAACATCCGTCAAAACATTCCCAGTTCTATGAATATTTTGGGAAGGCAAAAGTTGATTCAAAGGGTATAATGGTCAGTTTTTCAGAATGGGTCCAAATGAGACAAGTACGTGGCATCCAGTCAACAAATATTATACATATACACATACACTCATTGTACACATTACACCAAACCACCGTAGTTTTCTTCTCCCACTGTTTCACTCTTTCTTTCATCAACCCAGCTTTCATTTTTGCTCTCTCTCTCTAGATCCCATCTCTTTCTTTTAATTATCTCTCAACAAATTCTTCTCTACATACCCATTCAATGACAACACCTATATGTGCTTTTTAAATTCAAATCTCTACCAATCATCAAACCCACCTCACAAAGACCATAATAAACCTAATCAATACAAATAAAGGAAGAACTTTTTTTTTTCTTGTATACTAGTCAGCATTTGAATGCCCTTCTGCAACTTCCAAAAGGGTTGCACCACACACACCATAGACAAAAAGTGAAAAAGAAAGAAAATAAATGTTATGAATTCTTTTTCTTCCTATTTTCTTTCTTTCTCCATTTTCTTAGATCACCAGTCCCAGTTTTCTGCTGTTCTGTCTCAATAGACCCTCTCACCCAAAAAAAAAAAAAAAGAAAAAGAAAAATCAAAACTTTTAATTTCTCAATTGGTAATGGGCACCCAGACAATAATGTGGTGTGGTGGCTTCTTCTTTGTGGTTTCTTTAAGTCTTTGGTCAAGTACAGAGTTGTTTCATACAAGACTCTCCCTTTTTGCCCTT is a genomic window containing:
- the LOC106301629 gene encoding serine carboxypeptidase 24 yields the protein MARTHLIFLLFLALLSKSSASSPSSLPSREQEKDRIKALPGQPKVTFSQYSGYVNVNESHGRSLFYWLTESTSPHTKPLLLWLNGGPGCSSIAYGASEEIGPFRINKTGSSLFLNKFSWNKDANLLFLESPAGVGFSYTNTSYDLKSYGDEQTAQDNLIFLIKWLSRFPQYKYRDLYIAGESYAGHYVPQLAKKIHDYNKAFSKPIINLKGFMVGNAVTDNEYDSIGTVAYWWTHAIISDKTYKSILKNCNFTADKVSDDCDTAVNYAMNHEFGDIDQYSIYTPTCVASKQKKTGFLRMKNTLLRRRFVSGYDPCTESYAEKYYNRKDVQRAMHANVTGIRYKWTACSDVLIKNWKDSDKTMLPVYKELAAAGLRIWVFSGDTDSVVPVTATRFSLNHLNLPVKTRWYPWYSGNQVGGWTEVYKGLTFATVRGAGHEVPLFEPKRALILFKSFLAGKELPKSY